In Lacrimispora indolis DSM 755, a genomic segment contains:
- a CDS encoding carbohydrate ABC transporter permease, protein MKDWNSRSVLPSSKTVKKNLQAYSFMLPNLILFSVCSLYPVVWTLKYVFYQYGGYGTGVPRFVGLGNLARVFRDKVYWESVVHTFTYGFGKVIFIIPLAFFLAFLLNQQKRGNGAAQSIIFLPTIMSSAVMGLVFYLLFNAYNGEVNQYLMAAGLIQRPINWLGKDHAMKTLIMTAVWGGVGNYMVYFIAGIQQVSGEAIESARIDGAGKLQTIWYIIIPMLGPILKIILMLAITSAFHDITNVMVLTEGGPNNATMVMSLYGYRYFFPISAAEATVPQYGYGAAVSVISAVIAGIVTVGYLKISKKLDDIY, encoded by the coding sequence ATGAAAGACTGGAATAGCAGAAGTGTCCTGCCAAGCAGCAAAACTGTGAAAAAAAACCTGCAGGCCTATTCGTTTATGCTGCCCAACCTGATTTTGTTCAGCGTCTGTTCCCTCTACCCGGTGGTGTGGACCTTGAAATATGTGTTTTACCAGTATGGGGGATATGGAACAGGAGTACCGAGATTCGTCGGCCTTGGGAATCTGGCCCGGGTATTCCGGGATAAGGTTTATTGGGAAAGTGTGGTCCATACCTTTACCTATGGTTTTGGGAAGGTGATTTTTATCATACCTCTTGCCTTTTTCCTGGCGTTTCTTTTAAATCAGCAAAAGCGGGGGAATGGGGCCGCCCAGAGCATTATATTTTTACCTACCATTATGAGCTCTGCGGTCATGGGTCTGGTGTTTTATCTGTTATTCAATGCCTACAATGGGGAGGTCAACCAGTATCTGATGGCGGCCGGTCTCATACAAAGGCCCATAAACTGGCTGGGAAAAGACCATGCCATGAAAACCCTGATCATGACGGCGGTCTGGGGCGGCGTGGGCAATTACATGGTGTATTTTATAGCAGGAATCCAGCAGGTATCCGGGGAGGCCATAGAGAGCGCCAGGATCGACGGAGCCGGAAAGCTCCAGACCATCTGGTACATCATCATACCCATGCTTGGGCCCATATTAAAGATTATACTTATGCTTGCCATCACCTCAGCTTTTCACGACATCACCAATGTGATGGTATTGACCGAGGGAGGGCCTAACAATGCCACCATGGTAATGTCCTTATACGGGTACCGTTATTTCTTCCCAATATCTGCGGCAGAGGCCACGGTGCCCCAATACGGCTACGGTGCCGCAGTCAGCGTCATATCCGCAGTGATCGCAGGTATCGTAACGGTTGGTTATCTGAAAATATCTAAAAAACTGGATGACATTTATTAA
- a CDS encoding carbohydrate ABC transporter permease, translating to MKNRNEKHISKAAWLPMIGKWVFLGIMILFTLYPVIYTVLGSLKTNAELTQGGGFFPQEWHFENYYQAFVQADFTKYTFNSILVSVSVTLLAVVTCSLAGFILARREFAGKKVLMALYLSMMFVSLGSVTLYPIYELLRALKLNKSIFALIVALTGGQATNVFLVMGFTKGIPRELDEAAIIDGCSLYGVYSRVILPLSKPILAVVALFSFRNAWNDYITSLIMTISMPRLQTLTVAVVQLKYSVNAAAEWHIMLAGASIAIIPILIVYLFANRQFIAGLTAGAVKG from the coding sequence ATGAAAAACCGGAATGAGAAACACATATCAAAAGCAGCCTGGCTTCCTATGATCGGTAAATGGGTATTTTTAGGAATTATGATTCTGTTCACCCTTTATCCGGTCATTTATACGGTGCTGGGGTCTTTGAAAACCAATGCAGAGCTGACTCAGGGAGGCGGTTTTTTCCCCCAGGAATGGCATTTTGAGAATTACTACCAGGCCTTTGTTCAGGCAGACTTTACAAAATATACATTTAACAGCATCCTGGTCAGCGTTTCTGTTACCCTTCTGGCTGTGGTTACCTGTTCTTTGGCCGGTTTTATTCTGGCCAGAAGAGAGTTTGCAGGAAAAAAGGTGCTTATGGCCCTTTACTTATCCATGATGTTCGTATCCTTAGGGTCTGTTACCTTATATCCGATCTATGAATTACTGAGGGCATTAAAGTTAAATAAGTCCATCTTTGCCCTGATAGTGGCTCTTACGGGAGGGCAGGCTACCAATGTTTTTCTGGTCATGGGCTTTACCAAGGGAATCCCAAGAGAGCTGGATGAAGCGGCCATTATTGACGGCTGCAGCTTATACGGGGTTTATTCCCGGGTCATTCTGCCTTTAAGCAAGCCTATCCTGGCGGTAGTCGCCCTGTTTTCCTTCCGGAATGCCTGGAATGATTATATCACCAGCCTGATCATGACGATTTCCATGCCAAGGCTCCAGACTCTTACCGTGGCGGTTGTCCAGCTGAAATATTCTGTCAATGCAGCAGCTGAGTGGCACATCATGCTGGCGGGAGCTTCCATTGCCATCATCCCCATTCTGATCGTCTATTTATTTGCCAACCGGCAGTTTATTGCAGGCCTTACGGCAGGTGCGGTAAAAGGGTAG